The following coding sequences lie in one Peribacillus frigoritolerans genomic window:
- a CDS encoding alpha/beta-type small acid-soluble spore protein: MANNNSSNELLVPGVEQALQQMKYEIATEFGVQLGADTTSRANGSVGGEITKRLVQMAEQQLGGGFNR; the protein is encoded by the coding sequence GCAAACAACAACAGCTCAAACGAATTATTGGTACCTGGAGTGGAACAAGCTCTACAACAAATGAAATATGAAATCGCTACAGAATTCGGCGTACAACTTGGTGCCGACACAACATCTCGCGCTAACGGTTCAGTTGGTGGAGAAATCACAAAACGCCTTGTTCAAATGGCTGAACAACAATTAGGCGGAGGTTTCAACAGATAA
- the mbcS gene encoding acyl-CoA synthetase MbcS — MKREDLLAPEHYNLVSEMERYAKDPEKVAVLWENETGDKKQLTYENLLKSANKIGNALKNKGLGKGDTVLIIIPRLVEAYQVYLAALKIGMIVIPCSEMLRAKDLQYRVNHGDVKGIISYHEYTHEVNEIEGAESLLKFSIGKRIENWLDLNELAAEESDQLTMADTKSGDMAFLSYTSGTTGNPKGVVHTHGWAYAHLKTSAANWLGISETDVVWATAGPGWQKWIWSPFLAVLGTGATGLAYHGKFEAKKYLQLLQDYKVNALCCTPTEYRLIAKVDNLDDYDLSHLHSAVSAGEPLNQKVFEVFKNHFQIEVRDGYGQTENTLLVGVTKGMGIKLGSMGKPTPGNHVEIVDDSGKPCSPGVVGDIAVHVDTPALFKEYFKDPERTSQQFRGDYYITGDQAKKDEDGYFWFEGRSDDIIISSGYTIGPFEVEDALVKHPYVKECAVIASPDEIRGNVVKAYVVLMDDIDPNSQDLIKTLQSHVKELTAPYKYPRKIEFLEELPKTTSGKIKRVDLRKREEALLNN; from the coding sequence ATGAAGCGTGAAGACTTATTGGCTCCGGAACATTACAACTTAGTGAGTGAAATGGAACGTTATGCAAAAGATCCAGAAAAAGTTGCCGTACTCTGGGAGAACGAAACCGGAGATAAAAAACAACTTACATATGAGAATTTATTAAAAAGTGCAAATAAAATTGGAAATGCCTTAAAGAATAAAGGACTGGGTAAAGGTGATACGGTCCTTATCATAATTCCTCGTTTGGTGGAAGCATATCAAGTGTATTTAGCCGCATTAAAAATTGGCATGATTGTCATACCTTGTTCGGAAATGCTTCGTGCGAAGGACTTGCAGTATCGAGTCAACCATGGTGATGTCAAAGGAATCATCAGTTATCATGAATATACTCATGAAGTGAATGAAATAGAAGGAGCGGAAAGCCTCCTTAAATTTTCAATCGGAAAACGAATTGAAAATTGGCTGGATTTGAATGAGCTTGCAGCTGAGGAGTCCGATCAGCTGACAATGGCCGACACGAAGAGTGGGGATATGGCGTTCTTATCGTATACTTCCGGAACGACAGGAAATCCAAAAGGGGTCGTCCATACACATGGATGGGCTTATGCCCATTTGAAAACGTCTGCTGCAAACTGGCTCGGCATCAGCGAAACGGATGTCGTTTGGGCAACAGCAGGCCCAGGGTGGCAAAAGTGGATCTGGAGTCCTTTCCTGGCGGTTCTGGGAACGGGAGCGACAGGCCTTGCTTATCATGGAAAGTTCGAGGCGAAAAAATATCTTCAGCTGCTTCAGGACTACAAAGTGAATGCATTATGCTGCACACCAACCGAGTATCGATTGATTGCAAAGGTGGATAACCTTGATGACTATGATTTATCCCATCTTCATAGTGCTGTATCAGCGGGAGAGCCTTTAAATCAAAAAGTGTTCGAGGTCTTTAAAAACCATTTCCAGATTGAAGTGCGTGATGGTTATGGACAGACTGAAAATACCCTGTTGGTAGGTGTAACGAAAGGCATGGGAATTAAATTGGGCTCCATGGGCAAACCGACTCCGGGCAACCATGTGGAAATCGTTGATGATTCCGGTAAGCCCTGTTCTCCTGGCGTAGTGGGTGATATTGCCGTACATGTCGATACACCTGCTCTCTTTAAAGAATATTTTAAAGATCCGGAGCGGACATCACAGCAATTCCGCGGGGACTATTATATCACTGGTGATCAAGCGAAAAAGGATGAGGATGGTTATTTCTGGTTTGAGGGTCGTTCTGATGATATCATCATCAGCTCGGGATATACGATCGGACCGTTTGAAGTGGAAGATGCACTCGTTAAGCATCCATATGTTAAAGAGTGTGCCGTTATAGCAAGTCCTGATGAAATAAGGGGAAATGTGGTCAAGGCGTATGTCGTCTTGATGGATGATATCGATCCGAACAGCCAGGACTTGATCAAGACGCTTCAATCGCACGTGAAAGAATTGACTGCTCCATATAAATATCCAAGGAAAATCGAATTTTTAGAAGAGCTGCCCAAAACGACATCAGGTAAAATCAAACGGGTGGATTTACGGAAGAGGGAAGAAGCACTCCTTAACAATTGA
- the rarD gene encoding EamA family transporter RarD has product MKVDEQKEGAIYAALSYMMWGVVPIYWKFLQGVGAIEILAQRVLWSFVFMLVLLMFMKKWQAFLDYVKNIMGNPKLFTALLTASLLVTANWGVFIWAVNSGRILDTSLGYYINPLVSVLLGVIVLKEKLSGAQIISFLLAGIGVLILGIHFGTIPWISLVLAMTFGLYGLAKKMIKAESAIGLTLETMMVTPLALGYLIYLMNRSEMQFFTDGSTSLLLVGGGIATALPLLYFAKGAEKIPLSMLGIFQYIAPTLSLLIGVFVYHESFTKAHLLAFLFIWSALAVYTLSITKWGQASARRFKGKGNIGA; this is encoded by the coding sequence ATGAAAGTGGATGAACAAAAAGAAGGGGCGATTTATGCAGCCCTTTCTTACATGATGTGGGGAGTTGTGCCGATTTACTGGAAGTTCCTTCAGGGAGTCGGTGCAATAGAAATTTTAGCTCAGAGGGTATTATGGTCTTTCGTGTTCATGCTGGTTTTATTGATGTTCATGAAAAAATGGCAAGCGTTTCTTGATTATGTCAAAAACATAATGGGAAATCCGAAACTCTTTACGGCATTACTAACGGCGTCACTGCTTGTTACAGCTAATTGGGGAGTGTTCATCTGGGCCGTTAACTCAGGACGGATCCTCGACACGAGCCTTGGATATTATATCAATCCGCTTGTCAGTGTACTATTGGGCGTGATAGTCCTAAAAGAAAAATTGAGCGGGGCCCAAATCATTTCATTCCTGCTTGCAGGAATCGGAGTCTTGATCCTTGGCATTCATTTCGGCACGATCCCGTGGATCTCTCTTGTTTTGGCCATGACCTTTGGATTATACGGTCTGGCAAAAAAAATGATCAAGGCCGAATCGGCGATCGGGCTGACGCTCGAAACGATGATGGTAACGCCTCTGGCCCTTGGTTACCTGATCTACTTGATGAACCGATCAGAAATGCAGTTCTTTACAGATGGAAGCACAAGCTTGCTGTTGGTGGGCGGCGGGATTGCCACGGCATTGCCTCTTTTATATTTTGCAAAAGGGGCGGAGAAGATCCCGTTATCGATGCTTGGCATTTTTCAGTATATCGCTCCGACCTTATCTTTATTGATCGGGGTATTCGTCTATCATGAAAGTTTCACGAAAGCACATCTTTTAGCCTTTTTGTTCATATGGTCAGCCTTGGCTGTTTATACACTATCCATAACGAAATGGGGTCAGGCAAGTGCCCGCAGGTTCAAAGGCAAAGGGAATATTGGTGCGTGA
- a CDS encoding protein-glutamine gamma-glutamyltransferase: MIKINHKWLDVSQIQPGTASAKSLETLQCLAEDSNVFEYRNFGDFNFEIQLRNRVIEAAIALDKSGPEFSTLEESQSNQKYWHLSKDGTFTLQPGILPHAALVDIFMNGRLYAFECGTAIVVTFLKAILDLIGPRNFDYLFSDLFLYDFRPPRNMALIIHQGRDYLPGDCVYFINPDHDETTPEWQGENAILLGRNLFYGHGIGITTAQGIINELNSNRKPYATISAFLTTHIIFLDSSFYRQFQLNIPRAKPDHCPVSLSNCIVSEIGSKIYLS, translated from the coding sequence ATGATAAAGATTAATCACAAATGGTTAGATGTCAGTCAAATCCAACCAGGTACAGCATCTGCCAAATCACTTGAAACTCTTCAATGCTTGGCGGAAGATTCTAACGTTTTTGAATACCGGAACTTTGGGGATTTTAATTTCGAGATACAGCTGAGGAACCGAGTCATAGAGGCAGCTATTGCGTTGGATAAAAGTGGTCCGGAATTTTCCACACTTGAGGAATCTCAATCCAATCAAAAATATTGGCACCTTTCAAAGGATGGCACCTTTACCCTTCAGCCAGGGATTCTCCCTCATGCTGCGCTTGTTGACATTTTCATGAATGGAAGGCTTTATGCCTTCGAATGCGGGACAGCAATAGTCGTCACTTTTTTAAAGGCGATTTTGGATTTAATCGGCCCCAGGAATTTCGACTATCTTTTTTCAGACCTATTTTTATATGACTTTCGCCCTCCAAGGAATATGGCTCTTATCATTCACCAAGGACGGGATTATTTACCAGGGGATTGCGTTTACTTCATAAACCCTGATCATGACGAGACAACTCCTGAATGGCAAGGTGAAAATGCCATATTATTAGGGAGAAACCTCTTTTATGGCCACGGGATCGGGATTACCACTGCACAGGGAATCATCAATGAATTAAATAGCAATAGAAAGCCGTACGCCACCATATCAGCATTCTTGACAACACATATCATTTTCCTGGATAGTTCCTTCTATAGACAATTTCAACTAAATATCCCCCGAGCAAAGCCCGATCACTGTCCTGTCAGCCTTTCCAATTGTATTGTTTCTGAAATAGGTTCGAAGATATACCTTTCATGA
- a CDS encoding amidohydrolase — protein sequence MGTLWFNGSIYTMVKENDQVEAVFTEKGVIVDTGSLDHLKNEYAGNISREIDLKGQTMLPGLVDSHLHLVGHGERLLRLDLSLMDSRESIMKSLKEKCSKTPVGKWIVAEGWNENEWPRPELILRDELDAISADHPIVLKRICRHALIVNSRALLEADIKEDIKEPSGGVICRYPDGRLNGLFKESQAQNLILDSLPGIDQEYIENALTEAIEDAYKLGLTGGHTEDLHYYNGFMPTYQAFKSVIEDREMAFRANLLVHHEAFEEMLAAGGGYQEGTRYIKFDSMKIFTDGSLGGRTALLSEPYVDQKNTNGVAIFTENELQEWVKKARAAGMPIAVHAIGDLAFEYVLNAIEALPPEKGQRDRLIHAQIVRPELLERAAKLPVIFDIQPGFVPSDFPWVEEKVPADLLESSYAWKTYLNLGIICAGGSDAPIEPLNPILGIHAAVTRMKINSEDRTVYGLSERLSVYEAFALYTKGSAAAIGQEKRRGMINKGYDADFTVFNLDVFAVAPDDLLKAEAVMTVIDDKIMYDKN from the coding sequence ATGGGAACGTTATGGTTCAATGGGTCGATTTATACGATGGTTAAAGAAAATGATCAAGTGGAGGCAGTCTTCACTGAAAAGGGGGTAATTGTTGATACCGGCAGCCTGGACCATTTGAAAAATGAATATGCCGGCAATATTTCCAGGGAAATCGACTTAAAAGGACAAACGATGCTGCCGGGGTTAGTGGATAGTCACCTTCATTTGGTCGGGCATGGAGAAAGGCTGCTTCGTTTAGACCTCTCTTTGATGGATAGCAGGGAGTCCATCATGAAATCCTTGAAGGAAAAGTGCTCAAAGACCCCGGTTGGAAAGTGGATCGTTGCCGAAGGGTGGAATGAAAATGAATGGCCGAGACCTGAATTGATATTACGGGATGAACTTGACGCGATTTCGGCAGATCATCCCATCGTATTGAAAAGGATCTGCCGGCATGCCCTGATCGTCAACTCCCGTGCCCTTTTGGAAGCGGATATTAAAGAAGATATTAAAGAACCTTCAGGCGGGGTGATCTGCCGTTATCCTGACGGACGTTTAAATGGTTTATTTAAAGAAAGTCAGGCGCAGAACCTTATTTTAGACAGTCTTCCCGGCATTGATCAAGAATATATCGAAAACGCGCTCACAGAGGCCATAGAAGACGCATATAAGCTGGGTTTGACTGGCGGACATACTGAGGACCTCCATTACTATAATGGCTTCATGCCGACATATCAGGCGTTTAAATCGGTAATCGAGGACCGGGAAATGGCCTTTCGCGCCAACTTGCTCGTCCATCACGAAGCGTTTGAAGAAATGCTGGCAGCAGGCGGCGGCTATCAGGAAGGTACGCGATATATCAAATTCGACAGCATGAAGATCTTTACCGACGGCTCCTTAGGCGGACGCACAGCCCTGTTGAGCGAACCTTATGTAGATCAAAAGAATACGAATGGAGTCGCGATATTCACTGAAAACGAGCTTCAGGAATGGGTGAAAAAAGCAAGGGCTGCCGGAATGCCGATTGCTGTCCATGCGATTGGCGATCTTGCTTTTGAATACGTCTTGAATGCTATTGAAGCCCTCCCCCCGGAAAAGGGACAGAGGGACCGGCTCATCCATGCGCAGATTGTGCGGCCGGAGCTTTTGGAGCGGGCGGCAAAGCTGCCGGTAATTTTTGATATCCAACCGGGTTTCGTCCCGTCCGATTTTCCGTGGGTGGAAGAAAAGGTACCAGCCGATCTATTGGAATCCTCCTATGCCTGGAAAACCTATTTGAATTTGGGCATCATTTGTGCGGGAGGGTCGGATGCACCCATTGAACCATTAAATCCGATTTTGGGCATTCATGCAGCTGTCACAAGGATGAAAATCAACAGTGAGGACCGTACCGTGTATGGTTTGTCTGAAAGGCTTTCCGTATACGAGGCTTTCGCACTGTATACCAAAGGGAGTGCTGCAGCAATCGGCCAGGAAAAACGCCGTGGTATGATCAATAAAGGGTACGATGCCGATTTTACCGTGTTTAATCTGGATGTCTTTGCTGTTGCACCGGATGATCTCCTGAAAGCCGAGGCGGTCATGACGGTCATCGATGACAAAATCATGTATGATAAAAATTAA